A region of Salvelinus alpinus chromosome 6, SLU_Salpinus.1, whole genome shotgun sequence DNA encodes the following proteins:
- the svip gene encoding small VCP/p97-interacting protein isoform X2, producing the protein MTRCFNKSMGMCLPCLGGAGDDVVPTPDPETRRRQLAEAAEKRQKETTYRGVKNPEAVERKKKKQEEMNKQEMTTSPSGGGGGLKWQVG; encoded by the exons ATGACGCGTTGTTTCAACAAAAG TATGGGGATGTGCTTGCCGTGCCTTGGTGGAGCTGGAGACGACGTGGTACCGACACCAGACCCA GAGACGAGGAGACGTCAGCTAGCAGAGGCAGCTgagaagagacagaaagag ACAACCTACAGGGGTGTCAAAAACCCAGAAGCAgttgagagaaagaaaaagaaacagGAGGAGATGAACAAACAAGAGATGACCACGTCTCcgtctggagggggaggagggctgAAG TGGCAGGTGGGCTAA
- the svip gene encoding small VCP/p97-interacting protein isoform X1, which produces MAVVYTPASFTPGGLGFVSDRNVRQRFLWVQPNANASMGMCLPCLGGAGDDVVPTPDPETRRRQLAEAAEKRQKETTYRGVKNPEAVERKKKKQEEMNKQEMTTSPSGGGGGLKWQVG; this is translated from the exons ATGGCAGTCGTGTACACCCCAGCTTCTTTCACGCCTGGCGGACTAGGGTTTGTTTCAGATCGCAACGTCAGACAACGTTTTCTATGGGTGCAACCCAACGCAAACGCAAG TATGGGGATGTGCTTGCCGTGCCTTGGTGGAGCTGGAGACGACGTGGTACCGACACCAGACCCA GAGACGAGGAGACGTCAGCTAGCAGAGGCAGCTgagaagagacagaaagag ACAACCTACAGGGGTGTCAAAAACCCAGAAGCAgttgagagaaagaaaaagaaacagGAGGAGATGAACAAACAAGAGATGACCACGTCTCcgtctggagggggaggagggctgAAG TGGCAGGTGGGCTAA